A window of Exiguobacterium sp. Helios genomic DNA:
GGTTCGGTCATGGAATCGCAGTCGCAGGTTATCATCTTCATTTCATCGACCAGGAACGAAGCGGTGGAGGTCATGTTTTCGACTATACGGTACAGGACGTGACGGTCACGTTTGAAGAAAAACCAAGGCTGGATTTACGTTTGCCGACGACAGAAGCTTATCGTCAAGCGGATCTCGAAAGTCACGATATCGAAAAAGAAATACAAATTGCTGAAGGCTAAAAAAATGTGCGGACACAGAATGATTCTGTGTCCGCACATTTTTTTAGCCTTTAAAGCTCGTTATATCGAAAGTACCCAGCGCTGATTTAATCTTCCTGCTCCATCTCAAGCAGTTGGGCCAAGAAAAGATAACTCTCTGCTGCATCCGGATGCACGGTATCTTCATACCAATAAATTGAGAGTACCGCCTGAGCCACGACATACCAATACATCCGCTGCTTCAGATCTGCCGTCAACGGATGTCCGTAATTCGCAAACCATTCCGGCCAACACTCTTCGTCGACATAACTGTATAACATCATTCCAAGATCATAAGCACGATCCGCAATGATGGCATCATCCCAATCATTAAGATACAGATGTCCATCTGTTCCGACCAACCAGTTATTATGATTCAAATCCGAGTGACAAACGACTTGCTCGTCCGTTCTAACAAAAGGTAATTGTTCTGACAGATAGTCGATTGCCTGTTCAATCAATTCCGGTTGTTCCAGTTCAGCAGGTTGAAAATACAGCCGGCATTGCCGTAAAAGTTCATCCGGTTCGATCGGACGCTGATCCAGTTGTTGTAACATGAACAGCAATTCCTTCGAGTCATGAATTTTTCCGAGCAACCTTGCGACTTCCGGCCGTTCCATCATTTCCGGTTCCAGTTCTTGTCCCTCAATGAATTGTTGGGCACTGATGACATCTCCGCTATAAATCCGCTTCGTCCAAAGCAGCTTCGGTACGATTCCATCCGCTGATAAAATCGCCAAAAATGGCGAGGAGTTTCGTTTTAAAAAGAGTTTTGACTGCCCTGTCGAGGCAATATATGCTTCTCCCGTGATTCCGCCTGCTGGCGTAAGGGTCCAGCCTTCGCCAAGCGCATCTAAAATATCTAATTCCATTATAATCCGCTCAACTTTTTAGTAGATTTGCCTTAAGGCACAATGATTATCTTAACATGTGGCGATCGTTGTTGACAACGGAAGGACCGTGATCTGCGAAACACCCTTTTCAAGTGGCGTAACGGATGCTTCGTTGCCGTGGACATGTACATTCCATCTCGGATGATCGAGCACAATTTCAATTTTTTCAAACGTCACATTATGAACGACAAGCGTCCGTTGCCAGGCATCATATGAATGAACGGCCCCTACTTCGTAGGCGATGACACCCGGATGCATCGGCAAAAAATGCATCAGTTCTTGCACCTGGTTGGCTCGGTGTAATCGGAATCCTCCGTGCATTCGACGGATTTGTAAGATATTTTTTAAATAATCGACCATATGCGCATGGCGATCGCGTAACGTCCAATCCATCCGATTGATCGTATCAGGTGCATTGTAACTGTTCTCGACCCCTTGTTTTGTCCGTCCGAACTCCTGTCCGGCGTGAATAAACGGAATACCGGCCGCTAAGAAAATAATCGTCTGAGCCAGTCGACTCATTTGTAACCGTGTCACTTCATCCAAATCCGGTCGGGCGAGCGCTAACTTATCATACAAGGTATGGTTGTCATGTGCTTCGACATAATTGATCGAATACGTCGGCTCAGGAAAACGCCCGGTCGTTTGACCGTCCAATGTGATACTCCCGGCCATCCCGTTTCGCACTTCCCCTTCCCACCAACCATTACCCGATACAAAACCACAATCCGTTTCATTGAACGTCGAGCCTTTTAACGCATCCCGGAAAACATCGTTAAAATGACCAATCCGAGGCATTTGCGAAGCAACTGAACTGATGGCCTTTTGACGTTGCGGTAAAGGTGTCGCCAAGTCCCAGCCTTCTCCATAAACAAGAATGGTCGGATCGATATGATCCAATGCTGCCCGGACATGGTTCATCGTCTCAACATCATGAATCCCCATCAGGTCAAAGCGAAAAGCATCCACCTGAAAAATGTCCGCAAAATACGTCAGGCAATCAACAATCATCCGTCTCATCATAAACCGTTCCGATGCCGTATCATTCCCGACACCTGTTCCGTTGGCAAGTGTCCCGTCCACTTCGTAACGGAAATAGTAACCCGGTACCAGATGTTCGAGTGCGGATTGCTCCCGAATATAGACATGATTCATGACAACATCAAACGTCACCCGAATTCCTGCCGCGTGCAACTGTTCGATCATCTCGACATATTCAAGAATCCGGACTTTCGGATCAGTCGGGTTACTGGCATAACATCCGGTCAGTGAAAACCATTGAACAGGATCATATCCCCAGTTATAAGGAAGACGACTGACTTCCTCTGTCGTCGTAAACAGGTGAACCGGTAACAATTGAAGATGGGTCACCCCCAACTCAAGTAAATAATCAATGCCTGTCGAACGTCCTTCCGGTGAAACGGTTCCTGTTTCCGTCATCCCTATGTATTGTCCGGGATGATGCGAGCCGGAAGACGAATCAATCGTAAAATCCCGGATATGCGCTTCATAAATGATGGCATCTGTCGGTTTGATCAACAGCGGTCGTTTTTGTCGATGCGGAAACTGCCGGTTAATTTCTTGCTCGACATCAAGCAAAACAGCAAACTGTCCATTTACGCTGACTGCCTTTGCATAAGGATCGACGACTTCATGTGTTCCCTGATACGTCGTGACCCGGTAACGGTAACGGCTGTTTTCCCATGTTCGGGGAACTACTAAACGATACGCCCCACGTTCTTGCCGTTCGAAGTCCCGGCTGTCGATTTCGACACCGGCTTGATCGTAGCGAATACACTCCAACCTCTCGGCCAGCGGTGACCAGACGTATAAAGAAATCATTTCCGTGTCATAGACGGCACCTAAAGGTCCTTCATAACTGTATTTGCGGTCGAATCCCGCCGTTTGGACAATCCGGTTCGGCAATACACGGACTCGTTCCTGATTGGGTAAGATGATTTCATAACACCGTTCTACTTCAACCGCCCGGTCGAGCAGCAGTGTCAATTTGATTGTTACGTCCGTATCTTCTCGACGTTCAATGAAATAGTTCATCGGCTGACCATCACAGACGAGCAAAAACTCACCTTGTTCAACCGGTGTCGTCGTCTCCATTAGAATGGTTTGAAATGTCACGAACTCAACTGAACACAATCCGACTTGCTGCGTTTCCGATTCATTATTTACCATCTGTTTACGCGACAATCAAACATCTTGCCGCTTCCCTCCCTATTTTTGAATCCGCCCGTTTTCTTGACTGTTCAGCGCCATTTGAAAGGTCACCGAAACCGTTTCTTTTAAGATCTGTTCGCATACCCGCATTTGAGAAGCTTTTGTATGCACAGCCGACAAATTCATTTTCCGTAGCCAATCCGTGAAGTCCACCTTACTGACATATGTCGTCGTTGTCTCTTTCGGAATTTGATCGAAGTAACCTTGCGATGCAATGACAACACGTTCGATTGGTAATATGAATTCGGAACCTAGAATCAATCGCAGAATATCCTCCGTCCGCTTTAAGCTGATTAATGGATTGACGATATTCTTTGGCGGGGCTTTAAAGGGTTGTTCCCGCCACAGTTTATTTCGCTTGATATGATAGATACTTTCTTCCCCGTCTAACCAGTCCAGTATATAGATGGCAGAAGGTCCTACGACAAACGGACTGAGTTCAACCTCTCCTTGCTGGTATTGAATGACGGCACGATAAAACATGCCGAATTGATCGTTCAAGAGATGCAACATTTGATAAAAGTCAAGATGGCGTCTTAAAGGCAAGCGCCAGATGTCTTCTTCCGTCGCTCCGCCTGCCACGTAAATTAATTTTTGGACTTCTACTCGCTTTTTATACCATTTATCAAACGCCGGCTTTGAGATTTGTTTTCCCGGCACCTGAAACCTCTCTGGTTTTTTAAAAGGCTGCCACCATTTTTTCGGCCGAATGATCGTCTCACCCGGAAACAGTTCACCCGACTCCCATTTTTTAAGGACATTCGCATAATCCACCAGCTGTTGTTCTTTGAAACGCTTCGAAGCTTCCAACGGATTTCGTTCATATCGGCTTTCTAAATCATAAAGTTTCATCAATAATGCCAATCATATCACCTCGTTATTTCTTCCCAAATGGAAATCGTGTGTCTGCCTGATACCGCGGCTGATCGTCGGGGCAAATCTGATACAGAACGATTTCATTGACATCCAAGCTGCCGCCAGGTGTTTGTTCGGGTGGATGGAGCGCCACTTCTTGATTCCACTTCTTCGCAAGAGTAATATGCGGAACAAACGGTTTAGCCGGATCCGGATCAATCCGTCGGGCAAGCTGAAACAGTTTTTCCTCATATGCCGGTCCGACGGCAAAGACACGAGGCCTCTCGGCTGATCCAAACCGTTCAAGGTGATCTAATTTCAAGGTAAAAGCAAAAGTGAGCTGAGCAATTTCCGTCAGTTGACGTCGCCAATTTCTCAACTCGTCCTCTGTTAACGTTCCTAAAAAACGTAGCGTCAGATGATACTCGCCTGATTCGTACACCGTTTTGTAATAACGGCCAAGCGCTAGAGGAGCCGCGAATCGCGTCAACATCTCGTCAGCAACCGGGATAGCGATGAAGTAGTGTTTTTGCATACGGATCACTCCTTGATTTTTGAGCTGACCAGATACAAACAAGCACCTAACAAGCTACTACCTGTATATACCCAAAATACGGCATAGATGGTCCATTGATCAAAAACAATCCCACTCATTAAATTAAACAATGCCGTCGCAAGACCGGTCGTCGTCGCCATATATGTACTGACTGCCGTCGCCACTGTCGAAGGTGGAACGAGCGAGCGAACATATTCAAGTGCGACCGGAATCAACAGACCGATGATGAATCCTTGTAATGCTGCCAATATCCAGAGTGTAAAAATCGGCGGCTCAAGCGCCAGTATCCCTGTCCGTACCGCGGATAAAACAGAGATGAACACCAGGACAGGAATCGGTCCAAACCGCATCATGACACGCGTCGCAACCCGCATGAACGGTATTTCGCATAAGACAGCGACAAAAAAAAGTGTTCCGACGAGTGCTGTTGATTCCCCACGAATCGTCACATAACTTCCAAAGTAATAGTTATTCGCAAAAATTGGTCCGAATACTAAACTTCCACCTGCTAAAAACAGTAAAAAACGTTTGTTTGAAAATAACGATTTCAGCGGAATATGTTCACGCTCGACGGTCGAAACCGGCGTTTCTTCAATTCCGATCAACACAAGAAATCCAAGAACAAGCGCAGCTCCGCTAGCATAAAAAATCGCACCGAGTGA
This region includes:
- a CDS encoding phosphotransferase family protein; this translates as MELDILDALGEGWTLTPAGGITGEAYIASTGQSKLFLKRNSSPFLAILSADGIVPKLLWTKRIYSGDVISAQQFIEGQELEPEMMERPEVARLLGKIHDSKELLFMLQQLDQRPIEPDELLRQCRLYFQPAELEQPELIEQAIDYLSEQLPFVRTDEQVVCHSDLNHNNWLVGTDGHLYLNDWDDAIIADRAYDLGMMLYSYVDEECWPEWFANYGHPLTADLKQRMYWYVVAQAVLSIYWYEDTVHPDAAESYLFLAQLLEMEQED
- the pulA gene encoding type I pullulanase, giving the protein MVNNESETQQVGLCSVEFVTFQTILMETTTPVEQGEFLLVCDGQPMNYFIERREDTDVTIKLTLLLDRAVEVERCYEIILPNQERVRVLPNRIVQTAGFDRKYSYEGPLGAVYDTEMISLYVWSPLAERLECIRYDQAGVEIDSRDFERQERGAYRLVVPRTWENSRYRYRVTTYQGTHEVVDPYAKAVSVNGQFAVLLDVEQEINRQFPHRQKRPLLIKPTDAIIYEAHIRDFTIDSSSGSHHPGQYIGMTETGTVSPEGRSTGIDYLLELGVTHLQLLPVHLFTTTEEVSRLPYNWGYDPVQWFSLTGCYASNPTDPKVRILEYVEMIEQLHAAGIRVTFDVVMNHVYIREQSALEHLVPGYYFRYEVDGTLANGTGVGNDTASERFMMRRMIVDCLTYFADIFQVDAFRFDLMGIHDVETMNHVRAALDHIDPTILVYGEGWDLATPLPQRQKAISSVASQMPRIGHFNDVFRDALKGSTFNETDCGFVSGNGWWEGEVRNGMAGSITLDGQTTGRFPEPTYSINYVEAHDNHTLYDKLALARPDLDEVTRLQMSRLAQTIIFLAAGIPFIHAGQEFGRTKQGVENSYNAPDTINRMDWTLRDRHAHMVDYLKNILQIRRMHGGFRLHRANQVQELMHFLPMHPGVIAYEVGAVHSYDAWQRTLVVHNVTFEKIEIVLDHPRWNVHVHGNEASVTPLEKGVSQITVLPLSTTIATC
- the thpR gene encoding RNA 2',3'-cyclic phosphodiesterase; this encodes MQKHYFIAIPVADEMLTRFAAPLALGRYYKTVYESGEYHLTLRFLGTLTEDELRNWRRQLTEIAQLTFAFTLKLDHLERFGSAERPRVFAVGPAYEEKLFQLARRIDPDPAKPFVPHITLAKKWNQEVALHPPEQTPGGSLDVNEIVLYQICPDDQPRYQADTRFPFGKK
- a CDS encoding MFS transporter; protein product: MIHRQKYHFQALYFFIFFGQGALIPYLALYFSNDAFQLSASEIGTIVAVGPVLSIVLQPVWGMAADRFGRPKRLLLVALLAAGLLTLSYLLTSVYLFLLLISSLWALFQCAHIPLVDTLAIEFSKRKSVDYGALRLFGSAGFALAVFILGQVTEQGSLGAIFYASGAALVLGFLVLIGIEETPVSTVEREHIPLKSLFSNKRFLLFLAGGSLVFGPIFANNYYFGSYVTIRGESTALVGTLFFVAVLCEIPFMRVATRVMMRFGPIPVLVFISVLSAVRTGILALEPPIFTLWILAALQGFIIGLLIPVALEYVRSLVPPSTVATAVSTYMATTTGLATALFNLMSGIVFDQWTIYAVFWVYTGSSLLGACLYLVSSKIKE